A region of Rhodamnia argentea isolate NSW1041297 chromosome 9, ASM2092103v1, whole genome shotgun sequence DNA encodes the following proteins:
- the LOC115748611 gene encoding serine/arginine-rich splicing factor RS31-like isoform X2, whose product MCHQHDLVQLATPLQTFCTSAFLIYAGFAFVYFEDERDAADAIRGVDNMPFGYDRRRLSVEWAKGERGRLRDGSKSVANQRPTKTLFVINFDPIRTGVRDIERHFESYGKVLNVRIRRNFAFVQFETQEEATKALECTHMSKILDRVVSVEYALKDDGERDERYGSPRRGGHGRRADSPYRRSPSPLYHRRSSPDYGRARSPVYDRYSGPAGPAYDRQRSPEYGRYRSHSPVRRSRT is encoded by the exons ATGTGCCACCAACATGACTTAGTTCAGCTTGCCACGCCTCTACAAACTTTCTGTACATCAGCCTTTCTCATATATGCAG GGTTTGCTTTCGTTTACTTTGAGGATGAGCGTGATGCTGCAGATGCCATTCGTGGTGTGGATAATATGCCATTTGGTTATGACAGGCGTAGGTTGTCAGTGGAGTGGGCTAAG GGAGAAAGGGGACGGCTTCGAGATGGTTCTAAGTCGGTGGCGAACCAGAGGCCCACTAAGACTCTTTTTGTTATCAACTTCGATCCCATTCGCACAGGAGTTCGTGACATAGAAAGACACTTTGAATCTTATGGGAAGGTTCTTAATGTTCGTATACGTCGGAACTTTGCATTTGTGCAGTTTGAGACTCAAGAGGAGGCTACAAAAGCTCTGGAGTGCACTCACATGAG CAAGATATTAGACAGAGTTGTCTCAGTTGAATATGCTTTGAAGGATGATGGTGAGAGGGATGAGAGATATGGCAGCCCTAGAAGAGGAGGTCATGGTCGGCGTGCGGATAGTCCATACAGGAGGTCACCTAGCCCGCTGTACCATCGGCGATCAAGTCCTGATTATGGTCGAGCTCGAAGCCCAGTGTATGATCGATACAGCGGTCCAGCTGGCCCAGCTTATGACCGTCAGAGGAGTCCAGAGTACGGCAGATACCGCAG CCACTCTCCTGTTCGAAGATCGAGAACTTGA
- the LOC115748608 gene encoding probable serine/threonine-protein kinase WNK4 — MPTPILGIGILLFTRGPPSAPPSSLFRSSWGRSTATACLTHRRFLIPRFAACFFLGFLVSVWLLAGMSSLSASPANDTGLFRGGGDNSNSDSDYVEKDPAGRYVRYSEILGKGAFKTVYKAFDEVDGIEVAWNQVRIDDVLQSPEDLEKLYLEVHLLKLLKHENILKFYDSWVDDKKKTINMITELFTSGSLRQYRKKHKNVDMKAIKNWARQILQGLVYLHSHNPPIIHRDLKCDNIFVNGNHGEVKIGDLGLATVMQQPTARSVIGTPEFMAPELYEENYNELVDVYSFGMCMLEMVTCEYPYSECINAAQIYKKVTSGVKPSSLSKVSDPQIREFIQKCLVPARDRLSAKELLTDAFLQTENRKELIRDPLSLPNLSPRSLNLSGPLSMDVDTDYKQLSLSTCGRSNKETSHCPVLEFQRINNKNEFRLKGMKNEDNTVSLTLRIADSAGRVRNIHFLFYLDSDTALSVAAEMVEQLELADHDVTFIADLIDFLIMRLLPGWKPSSSCMLDGVVVPRISSVFGKDKVSEGSLLGSMLTSVPAELVNKQDGGLILHAGLQDGRLQGDDGNSYDSIGRTIYDNDFYLSQHLTNLGDQDSGASVASETLVHKHDEAAEFVDCIMDGIFNGSSGYASDDFGDSHYEDCKLCENDSRAGDHFQMNDFSRNSRSSFPDLSGMSNVMSLTSSCSSLSFAEKGMDLELKLDLDAIEAQYRRWFLELSRMREEALEATKKRWMMKKKLTIQ; from the exons ATGCCGACTCCGATCCTGGGGATCGGCATTCTGTTATTTACCAGAGGACCACCATCAGCTCCGCCGTCGTCGTTGTTCCGTTCCTCTTGGGGTCGATCAACGGCGACTGCTTGTCTGACTCATCGCCGTTTCTTAATTCCCAGATTCGCCGCCTGCTTCTTCCTTGGGTTCCTGGTTTCTGTGTGGTTGTTGGCCGGAATGAGTTCCCTTTCCGCTTCTCCTGCCAATGACACCGGCTTGTTCAGGGGTGGCGGCGATAATTCCAACTCCGACTCTGATTACGTCGAGAAGGATCCCGCTGGCCGCTATGTTCGG TATAGCGAGATCTTGGGCAAGGGCGCTTTCAAGACTGT ATATAAGGCATTTGATGAAGTTGATGGGATAGAAGTTGCCTGGAACCAAGTCAGAATTGATGATGTCTTGCAGTCACCAGAAGATCTGGAAAAACtctatttggaggttcatttgctGAAATTACTAAAGCATGAAAATATCTTGAAGTTCTACGATTCATGGGTGGATGACAAGAAGAAAACTATTAACATGATTACTGAGCTCTTCACATCGGGAAGCTTGCGGCA ATATCGCAAGAAGCATAAAAATGTGGACATGAAGGCAATAAAAAATTGGGCAAGGCAGATTCTTCAGGGTCTGGTCTACCTTCATAGTCACAATCCTCCAATCATTCACAGAGATCTGAAGTGCGACaatattttcgtaaatggaAATCACGGAGAAGTTAAAATTGGAGATCTTGGGTTAGCAACTGTTATGCAGCAACCAACAGCTCGAAGTGTTATAG GAACTCCTGAGTTTATGGCACCAGAGCTTTATGAAGAGAACTATAACGAACTCGTTGACGTATACTCTTTTGGGATGTGCATGTTGGAGATGGTTACTTGTGAATACCCCTACAGCGAATGCATAAATGCAGCTCAGATATATAAGAAAGTTACCTCG GGGGTAAAACCTTCTTCTCTTAGTAAGGTGAGTGATCCTCAAATTAGGGAGTTCATTCAGAAATGTCTCGTTCCGGCAAGGGATAGGCTTTCTGCAAAGGAGCTTCTGACTGACGCCTTCCTCCAAACTGAGAATCGAAAGGAATTGATTCGCGATCCTTTGTCATTGCCTAATCTAAGTCCCAGGTCATTAAATTTGTCGGGTCCTCTCTCCATGGATGTTGACACTGACTATAAGCAGCTGTCCTTAAGCACCTGTGGTAGAAGCAACAAGGAGACTTCGCATTGCCCTGTTCTGGAATTTCAGAGGATAAATAACAAGAACGAGTTCAGGCTGAAAGGAATGAAAAATGAAGACAACACTGTTTCATTGACCTTGCGCATTGCTGACTCAGCTG GTCGAGTCAGAAATATACATTTTCTCTTTTACCTTGATAGTGATACTGCACTCTCGGTGGCGGCGGAGATGGTTGAACAACTGGAGTTGGCAGATCATGATGTGACATTCATTGCTGATCTGATCGACTTTCTAATAATGAGACTTCTACCTGGTTGGAAGCCCTCATCCAGTTGTATGTTGGATGGAGTGGTGGTACCCAGAATATCCTCAGTTTTTGGGAAAGATAAAGTCTCTGAAGGTAGCCTGTTGGGTTCAATGCTAACGAGTGTGCCTGCTGAACTCGTGAATAAGCAAGATGGTGGTCTAATTTTACATGCAGGTCTGCAGGATGGTAGGCTGCAAGGCGATGACGGTAACTCTTATGATAGCATTGGTAGAACCATTTATGACAATGACTTCTATTTGTCTCAACACCTGACTAATTTGGGAGATCAAGATTCAGGAGCATCGGTTGCTTCAGAGACACTAGTACATAAACATGATGAAGCAGCTGAATTTGTAGATTGTATAATGGATGGAATCTTCAATGGCTCGAGTGGGTATGCCTCCGATGATTTTGGGGATTCACATTATGAGGATTGCAAACTGTGTGAGAATGATAGCAGAGCTGGAGATCATTTCCAAATGAATGACTTTTCCAGGAACTCAAGATCATCCTTCCCCGATTTGAGCGGAATGTCTAACGTCATGAGCCTCACAAGCAGCTGTTCTTCGTTATCATTTGCGGAGAAAGGTATGGATCTTGAGCTGAAGTTGGATCTAGATGCAATTGAAGCACAATATCGGCGTTGGTTTCTCGAGCTTTCTAGAATGAGAGAGGAAGCTTTGGAGGCCACCAAGAAGAGATGGATGATGAAGAAAAAGCTTACTATTCAGTGA
- the LOC115748614 gene encoding calcium-binding protein KIC produces MESDRSKEITAATSNDGEFEDMLPVMAEKLDVETFVSELCGGFRLLAEPGSGLITSESLRKNSALLGMEGMSVEESEAMVKEGDLDGDGALNQTEFCILMVRLSPGLMQDAEDWLQKALDEELAKSSRQTHVPSTSSKEFSNP; encoded by the coding sequence ATGGAAAGCGATCGTTCCAAAGAGATAACAGCAGCCACCAGCAATGACGGGGAGTTCGAGGACATGTTACCGGTGATGGCAGAGAAGCTCGACGTAGAGACTTTCGTGTCGGAGCTATGTGGGGGGTTCAGGCTCTTGGCAGAACCTGGAAGTGGTTTGATAACATCAGAAAGCCTGAGAAAGAATTCAGCCCTTCTAGGAATGGAGGGAATGAGCGTAGAAGAGTCGGAGGCGATGGTGAAAGAGGGAGATCTTGATGGCGACGGCGCCCTCAACCAGACAGAGTTTTGCATCCTAATGGTGAGGCTCAGCCCCGGATTGATGCAAGATGCAGAGGATTGGCTTCAGAAGGCCCTTGACGAGGAGCTTGCCAAATCTTCTCGACAGACTCATGTTCCTTCGACGAGTTCAAAAGAATTTTCCAATCCCTAA